A stretch of the Vitis riparia cultivar Riparia Gloire de Montpellier isolate 1030 chromosome 13, EGFV_Vit.rip_1.0, whole genome shotgun sequence genome encodes the following:
- the LOC117927721 gene encoding GDSL esterase/lipase At5g03610-like isoform X2, which produces MEKESHFFIFCFCLFICFKTIATAHANGFTKLFVFGDSYVDTGNRNFSARSWNQPYGITLPGKPAGHYSNGRVFSDYIASWMGIRSPTPYRWRKMENTSLECGMNFAFGGTGVFDTLVSAPNMTIQIDLFQRQLQKKLYTKVDLNSSIALVSLAGNDYTAYLARNGTTEGLSAFTKSMIKQLGLNLQRIHGLGVRKIAVMNIQPLGCLPSETISDLYKNCSTSGNSVSLFHNQVLEKTVEKLNNKSKESVFVILNMYKAFLSALKKQASQPGTLKFKDPLRPCCEAVSTGYKCGNTEDGKRMYVVCNNPNSTFFWDDVHPSQAGWRAVYLALKSSAYSLALM; this is translated from the exons ATGGAGAAGGAAAgccacttcttcatcttctGTTTTTGTCTCTTCATTTGCTTTAAAACTATTGCTACAG CTCATGCTAATGGCTTCACCAAGCTTTTCGTGTTTGGAGACTCCTATGTTGATACTGGGAATAGGAATTTCAGTGCTAGGTCATGGAACCAACCATATGGAATCACTCTTCCTGGTAAACCGGCTGGCCACTACTCAAACGGTCGCGTCTTCAGTGACTACATAG CTTCGTGGATGGGTATAAGGTCCCCTACACCATATAGATGGAGAAAAATGGAGAATACATCCCTGGAATGTGGAATGAATTTTGCTTTCGGAGGGACCGGGGTCTTTGATACCCTGGTCAGTGCACCAAATATGACAATCCAAATCGATCTTTTTCAAAGACAACTCCAAAAGAAACTCTATACCAAGGTTGATCTTAACTCCTCCATTGCTCTGGTATCTCTGGCCGGCAATGACTATACTGCATACCTTGCCAGAAATGGCACTACTGAG GGTTTGTCAGCCTTCACTAAATCAATGATTAAGCAGCTTGGCTTGAACCTACAACGCATTCATGGTTTAGGAGTGCGAAAAATAGCGGTTATGAATATACAGCCTCTTGGATGTTTGCCTTCAGAAACTATCTCAGATTTGTACAAGAATTGCAGCACATCGGGCAATTCAGTGTCCTTGTTTCACAACCAAGTATTGGAGAAAACCGTGGAAAAGCTGAACAACAAGAGCAAGGAATCTGTGTTTGTTATTCTCAACATGTACAAGGCATTTTTGTCTGCATTGAAAAAGCAAGCGAGCCAACCAG GAACTCTGAAGTTTAAGGATCCATTGAGGCCATGTTGCGAAGCAGTGAGTACTGGATACAAATGCGGGAACACAGAGGATGGAAAGAGGATGTACGTTGTATGCAACAACCCCAACTCAACATTCTTTTGGGATGATGTTCACCCTTCGCAGGCAGGCTGGCGTGCAGTTTACTTAGCATTAAAATCTTCCGCATACTCACTTGCTCTTATGTAA
- the LOC117927721 gene encoding GDSL esterase/lipase At5g03610-like isoform X1, producing the protein MEKESHFFIFCFCLFICFKTIATEAHANGFTKLFVFGDSYVDTGNRNFSARSWNQPYGITLPGKPAGHYSNGRVFSDYIASWMGIRSPTPYRWRKMENTSLECGMNFAFGGTGVFDTLVSAPNMTIQIDLFQRQLQKKLYTKVDLNSSIALVSLAGNDYTAYLARNGTTEGLSAFTKSMIKQLGLNLQRIHGLGVRKIAVMNIQPLGCLPSETISDLYKNCSTSGNSVSLFHNQVLEKTVEKLNNKSKESVFVILNMYKAFLSALKKQASQPGTLKFKDPLRPCCEAVSTGYKCGNTEDGKRMYVVCNNPNSTFFWDDVHPSQAGWRAVYLALKSSAYSLALM; encoded by the exons ATGGAGAAGGAAAgccacttcttcatcttctGTTTTTGTCTCTTCATTTGCTTTAAAACTATTGCTACAG AAGCTCATGCTAATGGCTTCACCAAGCTTTTCGTGTTTGGAGACTCCTATGTTGATACTGGGAATAGGAATTTCAGTGCTAGGTCATGGAACCAACCATATGGAATCACTCTTCCTGGTAAACCGGCTGGCCACTACTCAAACGGTCGCGTCTTCAGTGACTACATAG CTTCGTGGATGGGTATAAGGTCCCCTACACCATATAGATGGAGAAAAATGGAGAATACATCCCTGGAATGTGGAATGAATTTTGCTTTCGGAGGGACCGGGGTCTTTGATACCCTGGTCAGTGCACCAAATATGACAATCCAAATCGATCTTTTTCAAAGACAACTCCAAAAGAAACTCTATACCAAGGTTGATCTTAACTCCTCCATTGCTCTGGTATCTCTGGCCGGCAATGACTATACTGCATACCTTGCCAGAAATGGCACTACTGAG GGTTTGTCAGCCTTCACTAAATCAATGATTAAGCAGCTTGGCTTGAACCTACAACGCATTCATGGTTTAGGAGTGCGAAAAATAGCGGTTATGAATATACAGCCTCTTGGATGTTTGCCTTCAGAAACTATCTCAGATTTGTACAAGAATTGCAGCACATCGGGCAATTCAGTGTCCTTGTTTCACAACCAAGTATTGGAGAAAACCGTGGAAAAGCTGAACAACAAGAGCAAGGAATCTGTGTTTGTTATTCTCAACATGTACAAGGCATTTTTGTCTGCATTGAAAAAGCAAGCGAGCCAACCAG GAACTCTGAAGTTTAAGGATCCATTGAGGCCATGTTGCGAAGCAGTGAGTACTGGATACAAATGCGGGAACACAGAGGATGGAAAGAGGATGTACGTTGTATGCAACAACCCCAACTCAACATTCTTTTGGGATGATGTTCACCCTTCGCAGGCAGGCTGGCGTGCAGTTTACTTAGCATTAAAATCTTCCGCATACTCACTTGCTCTTATGTAA